From Primulina tabacum isolate GXHZ01 chromosome 2, ASM2559414v2, whole genome shotgun sequence, one genomic window encodes:
- the LOC142535610 gene encoding uncharacterized protein LOC142535610 isoform X1, with protein sequence MFHTTGDKLNSYHQMCDDYLDSCLYKNCGMMTAVDIKCFDWVGKYAELTINIYNQKEQKHFGLIKVERLYSMSSPSYCMTFWARDGRSDECRLFRAVVCVKDEVLARIRREWLSSIIFRRCYYIEFYFIVKFILCFSSSFLLLCDVLLNATD encoded by the exons A TGTTTCATACGACTGGAGATAAATTGAACTCATATCATCAG ATGTGTGATGATTATTTGGACTCTTGTTTGTATAAGAACTGTGGAATGATGACAGCAGTGGATATCAAATGCTTTGACTGGGTTGGAAAATACGCGGAATTGACCATAAACATCTACAATCAGAAAGAA CAAAAGCATTTCGGTCTCATAAAGGTTGAGAGGCTCTACTCTATGTCGTCTCCGTCTTACTGCATGACATTCTGGGCACGGGATGGTAGAAGTGATGAGTGTCGTCTTTTTCGAGCTGTTGTTTGCGTTAAGGATGAG GTGCTAGCAAGAATCAGGAGAGAGTGGTTATCAAGCATTATATTTAGAAGATGTTATTATATCGAGTTTTACTTCATTGTGAAATTTATACTCTGTTTTTCAAGCTCTTTCTTGTTACTATGTGATGTATTGTTGAATGCCACCGACTAG
- the LOC142535610 gene encoding uncharacterized protein LOC142535610 isoform X2, with product MFHTTGDKLNSYHQMCDDYLDSCLYKNCGMMTAVDIKCFDWVGKYAELTINIYNQKEQKHFGLIKVERLYSMSSPSYCMTFWARDGRSDECRLFRAVVCVKDEVGAKAKHANSNQLQ from the exons A TGTTTCATACGACTGGAGATAAATTGAACTCATATCATCAG ATGTGTGATGATTATTTGGACTCTTGTTTGTATAAGAACTGTGGAATGATGACAGCAGTGGATATCAAATGCTTTGACTGGGTTGGAAAATACGCGGAATTGACCATAAACATCTACAATCAGAAAGAA CAAAAGCATTTCGGTCTCATAAAGGTTGAGAGGCTCTACTCTATGTCGTCTCCGTCTTACTGCATGACATTCTGGGCACGGGATGGTAGAAGTGATGAGTGTCGTCTTTTTCGAGCTGTTGTTTGCGTTAAGGATGAG GTTGGTGCAAAGGCTAAGCACGCCAATTCAAACCAACTTCAATGA